From Neospora caninum Liverpool complete genome, chromosome VIII, a single genomic window includes:
- a CDS encoding putative UBA/TS-N domain-containing protein: MMESLVSLEKAKLRLRLTVLSAFLFWAILGIAAWWHVTSITRSPIPALSSFPIAERVSSQLAEGQGGGAAARKAATAAYARWEAAHTKKGLDGNDASSVPFFALLPPLVTGFSLKLVPLCEQALPDATSFFDWLRAKAAALRDSGRVSLPEEPRVYRSLFPGSVESEDSKEGEAKQRPAFVTDLNLLLSPAEPAASGGPGTSTSLLRVVLTDPLPGASCAAPLPNLDRAEFDLTYTVAFSSSARDAKQTDAPADAAEAFASHFVLHADSAITVAAGASDSAALSSFRRKAASSFPALAQLLRLAFFAPLDETSFRFPFFSQQDVYNPFLEPFFSRLGFVFNFLHVQSQVVPHSGIASLLKRPATPSSAWLLDLASQHRLHAVASNWQPEQIITTPTHAPAPTINFAVYRSPVPLVLKDGKPQRHVEADAGEQDRSGARTETVNGIAIPGWGGLVIASPSSAAVPASSVTRFPSDEMRQICGVWVAQLRSFFSLPDTLEDYFGEAAAPRTERAEDRWRVQVVTSRAAKQAILERAPDLENRGTSAADVVMIWTHGEKGETRSDPEKEEKILVVAQHADAGVGLWEVWRLARRVYVQLVERAVSNIRSLQTILEDQTELVVYPHVGEALQRALTFIDCSAEALQGRICSQLPADVREQLLGTQMPFMEGKQDAKGSQRGALRVPHARFLGLALALARAAFQDSLEALQEESVTGKSHFSFEFKCAIYLPVVLPFFLPLLVGFIKVFKQRRLLEKAAAAL; the protein is encoded by the exons ATGATGgagtctctcgtttccctggagaaggcgaagcttcgtctccgcctcaccgtgctttccgcgtttttgttttgGGCGATTTTGGGCATCGCAGCCTGGTGGCACGTGACGTCCATCACGCGCTCGCCGATTCCCGCGCTGTCCTCTTTCCCCATTGCAGAGCGCGTCTCGTCCCAGCTCGCTGAAGGACAGGGAGGCGGGGCTGCGGCCCGCAAGGCAGCGACTGCCGCCTACGCGCGCTGGGAGGCTGCGCACACCAAAAAAGGACTGGACGGGAACGACGCGTCCTCGGtgcccttcttcgctctcctccctcccctCGTCACAGGCTTCTCTCTGAAACTCGTCCCCCTTTGCGAACAGGCGCTTCCGGACGCGACCAGCTTCTTCGACTGGCTGCGCGCGAAGGCAGCCGCCCTCCGCGACTCGGGGCGCGTGTCGTTGCCCGAGGAGCCGCGGGTGTACCGCTCGCTTTTCCCGGGGAGCGTcgaaagcgaagacagcaaagagggcgaggcaaaACAGAGACCGGCCTTCGTGACCGACCTCAAcctgcttctgtctcccgcggAACCGGCGGCTTCGGGTGGGCCCGGCACATCGACTTCTCTTCTGCGAGTGGTGCTCACGGATCCCCTGCCTGGGGCCTCCTGCGCCGCTCCGCTGCCGAACCTCGATAGAGCTGAATTCGACCTCACATACactgtcgccttttcttcttctgcgcgaGATGCCAAACAGACAGACGCtcccgccgacgccgcggaAGCGTTCGCTTCCCACTTTGTGCTCCACGCTGACTCGGCGATCACGGTGGCCGCCGGGGCTTCAGACTCCGCcgccctttcttccttcagGAGGAAAGCCGCAAGCAGTTTCCCAGCGCTCGCccagctgctgcgtctcgcgttcttcgcgccCCTCGACGAAACGTCTTtccgctttcccttcttctctca GCAGGATGTCTACAACCCTTTCCTCgagcctttcttctctcgcctcggctTCGTCTTTAACTTCTTGCACGTGCAGTCCCAG GTGGTCCCCCACAGCGGCATTGCGTCGCTCCTCAAGCGCCCCGCCACGCCTTCGTCGGCCTGGCTCCTCGATCTCGCCTCGCAGCAcagactgcatgcggtcGCCAGCAACTGGCAGCCTGAGCAGATCATCACGACGCCGACTCATGCGCCCGCACCAACTATCAACTTTGCGGTGTACCGGTCGCCCGTGCCGCTCGTCCTCAAGGACGGGAAGCCCCAGCGCCACGTCGAAGCAGACGCGGGCGAGCAGGACAGGTCTGGTGCGAGAACCGAGACGGTGAATGGGATAGCCATTCCAGGCTGGGGCGGTCTCGTCAttgcttcgccctcgtcggccGCCGTTCCGGCCTCCTCTGTCACGCGCTTTCCTTCGGACGAAATGCGACAAATCTGCGGTGTCTGGGTCGCGCAGCTTcggtccttcttctcgcttcccgaCACGCTCGAGGACTACTTcggagaggcagcggcgccgaGAACCGAGCGCGCGGAAGACCGCTGGCGCGTGCAAGTCGTGACGTCGCGCGCCGCGAAGCAGGCGATTCTCGAGCGAGCGCCGGACTTGGAAAATCGCGGAACAAGTGCAGCGGACGTCGTGATGATCTGGACtcacggagaaaaaggggaaacacGAAGCGATcccgaaaaggaagagaagatcCTAGTCGTCGCGCAACATGCCGACGCTGGCGTCGGTCTCTGGGAAGTctggcgcctcgcccgccgggtgtatgtacagctcgTTGAAAGAGCCGTCAGCAACATCCGTAGCCTGCAAACCATCCTCGAAGATCAAACGGAGCTGGTTGTCTATCCCCACGTTGGAGAAGCCCTGCAG CGAGCACTGACTTTCATTGACTGCAGTGCGGAAGCTCTCCAGGGACGGATTTGCTCGCAGCTGCCAGCAGACGTTCGTGAGCAACTTCTCGGAACCCAAATGCCTTTCATGGAAGGAAAACAAGACGCCAAAGgttcgcagagaggcgccctTCGCGTCCCTCACGCACGCTTCCTCGGTCTCGCGCTTGCTCTTGCACGCGCTGCTTTCCAAGATTCTCTGGAG GCTCTCCAGGAGGAGAGCGTGACGGGGAAATCACATTTTAGCTTTGAGTTCAAGTGCGCGATTTACCTTCCAGTCGttctcccgttcttcctgcCGCTACTCGTCGGCTTCATCAAGGTGTTCAAACAGCGCAGGCTTCTGGAGAAGGCTGCAGCAGCGCTCTAG
- a CDS encoding Zinc finger (C3HC4 RING finger) protein, related has translation METPGFPSIELLPVRGDRVLSVSSPFRLWPTRRSQQTPRLPLSATPSSVASTASTPSPVASTASTPSPVAVPPSVTVQSSASTSSAHASSPSAAGMLARFRSFCARRCSYSVPLPRHVADVRRLLDVLFYEQLVFISISACLSTAHLAILVYTCTFEEPLKEPAPFLPILGVMLGLSVTTLGVRVRLVVNVRTLQHAWWHRPVLKDTVELLTSPLCQARRVLFVISFCVYFATLHLAYYNGGTGANSSTQAPVLLRYISIIVLAFLSLLGPHILLLACICTSFVLCLCSPPEHFEHLLIEEPRSGRALPKKFLQRMKEEKWLPASAYDAAERADTGLEEEGETERALGRVCFVSVFLCRCAICLCEFEENDWIRRLPCQHFFHSACIARWLRSHASCPLRCHVNFFTGEVYSSPVSCSVEPSSRPARVQRTRRAVVSRSRTAATHELRTGEVGRGHEASAVAQAAVSGEGTECAELAERYTAETRRRRAGLEETGQEEAREDRRAEQLALRMSDGGSSRQSAPGEEGQHLYLPGGSDPASVSPCLFQAVCTPK, from the exons ATGGAGACGCCAGGTTTTCCTTCCATAGAGCTTCTCCCCgtgaggggagacagagtgctcagcgtctcctctccctttcgtctgtGGCCAACACGACGGTCCCAGCAAACCCCccgtcttccgctgtctGCTACCCcctcgtctgtcgcttctACCGCTTCTACCCCctcgcctgtcgcttctACCGCTTCTACCCCCTCGCCTGTCGCTGTCCCCCCTTCTGTCACTGTACAATCTTCCGCGTCCACTTCTTCAGCacacgcgtcttcgccttccgccgcaGGAATGCTTGCACGCTTTCGGAGTTTCTGTGCGCGACGGTGTAGCTACAGCgtgccgcttcctcgccacgTCGCAGATGTTCGGCGTTTGCTGGACGTCCTGTTTTACGAACAGCTGGTCTTTATCTCAATTTCTGCCTGCTTGTCGACAGCTCACCTCGCTATTTTGGTTTACACGTGCACATTTGAGGAGCCGCTGAAAGAGCCGGCGCCGTTCCTCCCCATCCTGGGTGTGATGCTGGGCCTGAGTGTGACGACGCTGGGCGTCCGCGTGCGCCTGGTGGTGAACGTCCGCACTCTCCAACACGCTTGGTGGCACCGGCCTGTGCTGAAAGACACCGTCGAGCTGTTGACCTCGCCCCTGTGCCAAGCTCGCCGCGTGCTCTTTGTCATCTCCTTTTGCGTCTACTTTGCGACGCTCCACTTGGCGTACTACAACGGCGGCACGGGCGCGAACTCGTCCACCCAGGCGCCTGTGCTGCTGCGCTACATCTCCATCATCGtactcgccttcctctcgctcctcggccCCCACATCCTGCTTCTCGCGTGCATATGTACCAGCTTCGTGCTCTGCCTGTGCTCGCCGCCCGAACACTTTGAGCACCTGCTGATCGAGGAGCCTCGCAGCGGGCGCGCGCTACCCAAAAAGTTCCTCCAACGCATGAAGGAGGAGAAGTGGTTACCCGCCTCGGCCTACGACGCCGCCGAACGCGCCGACACGGgtctggaagaagagggcgagaccGAACGCGCGCTGGGCCGCG tgtgcttcgtctccgttttcctctgcaggTGCGCAATTTGTCTGTGCGAATTCGAGGAGAACGACTGGATTCGTCGTCTGCCATGCCAGCACTTCTTCcacagcgcatgcatcgccCGCTGGCTGAGAAGCCACGCAAGTTGCCCACTTCGATGCCACGTCAACTTCTTCACTGGCGAAGTGTACAGCTCTCCTGTGTCGTGTTCGGTCGAGCCGTCTTCGCGTCCGGCACGAGTGCAGAGAACACGCCGTGCAGtggtctctcgctctcggacCGCGGCAACGCATGAGCTGAGAACGGGCGAAGTAGGGAGAGGACATGAAGCGTCGGCCGTAGCGCAGGCGGCGGTCTCAGGGGAGGGAACGGAGTGCGCTGAGTTGGCGGAGAGGTACACTGCAGAaacgcggcggagacgcgcgggtctcgaagagacaggacaagaggaagcaagagaggaTCGGCGAGCAGAACAGCTCGCGCTCCGGATGTCAGACGGCGGCAGTAGCCGACAGAGCGCTCCAGGAGAGGAGGGTCAACATCTGTATCTGCCGGGTGGAAGTGACCCTGCGAGTGTTAGTCCTTGCCTTTTTCaagctgtatgtacaccgaAGTGA